A genomic window from Lycium barbarum isolate Lr01 chromosome 4, ASM1917538v2, whole genome shotgun sequence includes:
- the LOC132638416 gene encoding uncharacterized protein LOC132638416 isoform X2, with protein sequence MILNGRAIWICIVEERSRRTYEFFQNFDEVEYISKLTFIHQRNTRMQGERRIWISHWLQIITKATTGLHYSHIYALEERYQEVLREKSQSQSDIDQCEAYYEAAGGTRKRRIYGLGSQAQNYALTILDGCVGSFGS encoded by the exons ATGATTTTGAATGGGAgagctatctggatatgtattgTTGAAGAGAGATCCAGGCGCACCTATGAGTTTTTTCAGAATTTTGATGAG GTGGAGTATATCTCTAAATTGACCTTTATACATCAGAGAAATACCAGAATGCAGGGAGAAAGAAGGATCTGGATTTCACATTGGCTTCAG ATTATCACAAAGGCAACTACTGGTCTGCACTACAGTCATATTTATGCATTGGAG GAAAGATATCAAGAAGTATTACGGGAAAAATCACAGTCTCAGTCTGATATTGATCAATGTGAAGCATATTACGAAGCTGCTGGGGGAACAAGGAAGAgaagaatatatggtcttggatctcaagcacaaaattatgcactaacaatacttgatggatgtgtgggttcttttggtagttga
- the LOC132638416 gene encoding uncharacterized protein LOC132638416 isoform X1 — MILNGRAIWICIVEERSRRTYEFFQNFDEVFSVLALFVEYISKLTFIHQRNTRMQGERRIWISHWLQIITKATTGLHYSHIYALEERYQEVLREKSQSQSDIDQCEAYYEAAGGTRKRRIYGLGSQAQNYALTILDGCVGSFGS, encoded by the exons ATGATTTTGAATGGGAgagctatctggatatgtattgTTGAAGAGAGATCCAGGCGCACCTATGAGTTTTTTCAGAATTTTGATGAGGTGTTTTCCGTTTTAGCACTTTTT GTGGAGTATATCTCTAAATTGACCTTTATACATCAGAGAAATACCAGAATGCAGGGAGAAAGAAGGATCTGGATTTCACATTGGCTTCAG ATTATCACAAAGGCAACTACTGGTCTGCACTACAGTCATATTTATGCATTGGAG GAAAGATATCAAGAAGTATTACGGGAAAAATCACAGTCTCAGTCTGATATTGATCAATGTGAAGCATATTACGAAGCTGCTGGGGGAACAAGGAAGAgaagaatatatggtcttggatctcaagcacaaaattatgcactaacaatacttgatggatgtgtgggttcttttggtagttga